A single genomic interval of Antechinus flavipes isolate AdamAnt ecotype Samford, QLD, Australia chromosome 1, AdamAnt_v2, whole genome shotgun sequence harbors:
- the LOC127548321 gene encoding olfactory receptor 1361-like codes for MEQRNQSEVTEFILLGLSKEPEQERLLFSFFMLMYLITVLGNLLIILAIRIDSRLHTPMYFFLSNLSVVDICFTSTTIPKMLINHLTKNKAIPYGKCLTQTFFFSWLIGTDSVLLASMAYDRYVAICAPLHYTMIITPRVCVFLVSVSWIWTCINSLIHTTSLSQLSFCGHNEIHHFFCDLSALIKLACSDTFINDLLIYTVGGLTAVVPFIGILISYIHIFMAVLRIPSTGGKRKAFSTCGSHLTVVCLFYGTIIGVYFSPTSSHTAQKDTAVAVMYTVVTPMLNPFIYSLRNSDMKGALRLLLTSKLGLSLCL; via the coding sequence ATGGAACAGAGAAATCAATCTGAAGTCACTGAGTTTATCCTTCTAGGCCTTTCAAAAGAACCAGAGCAGGAGAGACTCTTGTTCTCCTTTTTTATGCTTATGTACCTGATCACAGTCCTGGGGAACTTGCTCATCATTCTGGCTATTAGAATTGATTCTCGACTTCATACTCCCATGTACTTCTTCCTCAGCAACTTATCTGTGGTTGATATCTGCTTCACTTCCACCACCATCCCCAAAATGTTAATAAACCATTTAACTAAGAACAAAGCAATTCCTTATGGTAAGTGCTTAACACAAACATTCTTTTTCAGTTGGCTTATAGGGACCGACAGTGTCCTTTTAGCCTCCATGGCCTATGATCGTTATGTGGCCATCTGTGCTCCTCTACATTATACCATGATCATAACCCCAAGAGTCTGTGTGTTTCTTGTATCAGTGTCTTGGATATGGACTTGTATTAATTCTCTTATACATACTACATCCCTTTCCCAACTGTCATTCTGTGGCCACAATGAAATCCACCACTTCTTCTGTGATCTCAGTGCCCTAATAAAGTTGGCCTGCTCAGATACCTTCATCAATGACTTGCTGATCTACACAGTGGGAGGACTGACAGCTGTCGTGCCCTTCATTGGCATCTTGATATCCTACATTCATATTTTCATGGCTGTGCTAAGAATCCCATCTACTGGTGGAAAGAGAAAAGCCTTCTCCACTTGTGGATCCCACCTCACTGTAGTCTGTCTCTTCTATGGGACAATCATCGGAGTGTACTTCAGCCCCACATCCAGCCACACAGCACAAAAGGACACAGCAGTAGCTGTGATGTATACAGTGGTTACCCCCATGCTGAACCCTTTCATCTATAGTCTAAGAAACAGTGATATGAAGGGAGCCCTAAGGCTGCTCCTTACTAGTAAGTTAGGACTCTCTTTGTGCCTCTGA